The following are from one region of the Nicotiana tomentosiformis chromosome 7, ASM39032v3, whole genome shotgun sequence genome:
- the LOC104091548 gene encoding uncharacterized protein, which translates to MKEQRAILGNNRIEDVRWLCSLTESEIDLLIGLKVLIHQRAKKIGHESLANKFDLKTLRAFSFILMENLKGKLKDLSCIPGTDESSANLGACNLLNYDLDKTFANMEVEQLSSYICSDKRKRIMEMFFEDISK; encoded by the exons ATGAAAGAACAGAGGGCTATCTTAGGGAATAATAGGATTGAAGATGTTAGATGGCTTTGTTCCTTAACAGAATCTGAGATT GATTTATTGATAGGTCTAAAAGTGTTGATACATCAACGTGCCAAAAAGATTGGTCATGAGTCTTTAGCAAACAAGTTTGATTTGAAGACCCTCCGAGCCTTTA GTTTCATTTTGATGGAGAATCTTAAAGGAAAACTTAAAGATCTCTCCTGTATACCTGGTACAGACGAGTCCTCAGCAAATTTAGGTGCATGTAATCTGTTGAATTATGATCTAGACAAGACTTTTGCCAATATGGAGGTTGAACAACTGAGCTCCTACATTTGCAGTGATAAGAGGAAGAGAATTATGGAGAT GTTTTTTGAAGACATCTCCAAATAG